A single window of Ananas comosus cultivar F153 linkage group 19, ASM154086v1, whole genome shotgun sequence DNA harbors:
- the LOC109725252 gene encoding triacylglycerol lipase 2-like: MHNRQERLGTLMALASFCEHRLLDMIRSAALLCPIAFLDQITSSIARASADAFVGEVSYWLGLHEFNIIGRSGDELLLQVCNQPGVNCYDLITSFTGRNCCLNPSSVRVFLDHEPQPTAMKNMIHMAQMIRRGTIAKYDYDSYEENMKHYGQAHPPAYNMSNIPNNFPLFLSYGGRDALSDSNDVRHLLKMLKCHHKTKLKVRFLQNYAHGDFVMAVNAKQLVYDPLISFLNLF, translated from the exons ATGCACAACCGACAAGAAAGACTA GGAACTTTGATGGCCCTCGCATCATTTTGCGAGCATCGCCTACTAGACATGATACGGTCTGCCGCCCTGCTATGTCCAATCGCTTTTTTGGATCAGATTACATCCAGCATTGCTAGGGCTTCAGCTGATGCCTTCGTTGGCGAA GTTTCTTACTGGCTTGGTCTTCATGAGTTCAATATTATTGG GAGATCCGGAGACGAACTTCTTTTACAAGTGTGCAATCAACCTGGTGTTAATTGCTATGATCTGATAACATCTTTCACAG GTCGAAATTGCTGCCTTAATCCTTCCTCCGTGCGCGTCTTTCTCGACCACGAACCCCAACCTACTGCTATGAAAAACATGATCCACATGGCGCAGA TGATACGGAGAGGGACGATCGCGAAATACGACTACGACAGCTACGAAGAGAACATGAAACACTACGGGCAAGCGCATCCTCCGGCCTACAACATGTCAAACATCCCGAACAACTTCCCGTTGTTCCTCAGCTATGGCGGTCGGGACGCGCTTTCTGATAGCAACGACGTCAGGCACCTACTGAAAATGCTCAAGTGCCACCACAAGACCAAGTTGAAGGTTCGGTTCCTGCAAAACTACGCGCACGGCGATTTCGTCATGGCCGTCAACGCAAAGCAACTCGTCTACGATCCGCTTATTTCATTCCTTAACCTTTTCTGA